The following proteins come from a genomic window of Megalobrama amblycephala isolate DHTTF-2021 linkage group LG1, ASM1881202v1, whole genome shotgun sequence:
- the LOC125264373 gene encoding MICAL-like protein 1 — MSRSSDKRVCSVCHKRVHLIERVLVKGRLYHRACFRCSRCHRALLPISFTVDSETGLLQCSYHCKAASEHNRPADTAETDGDRSETDGYRSETDGDRSEMERDGVNDEHLSTSSDIDIQEPPKPAPRKRVEPQEPPSPTPISQDHRLDNG; from the exons ATGAGCAGATCTTCAGATAAAAGAGTCTGTAGTGTCTGTCACAAACGTGTTCATCTCATTGAGAGGGTTTTGGTGAAGGGACGCCTGTATCACCGTGCCTGCTtcag ATGCAGTCGCTGCCATCGCGCTCTGCTGCCGATCTCTTTTACAGTTGACAGTGAGACGGGTTTACTGCAGTGCAGTTATCACTGCAAAGCTGCTTCTGAACACAACCGGCCTGCAGATACTGCTGAGACAGATGGAGACAGAAGTGAGACAGATGGATACAGAAGTGAGACAGACGGAGACAGAAGTGAAATGGAAAGAGACGGGGTGAATGATGAACATCTCTCCACCTCATCAGACATAGACATCCAAGAACCTCCCAAACCCGCTCCCAGAAAGAGGGTGGAGCCTCAGGAACCTCCTAGCCCCACCCCCATATCACAGGACCATCGCCTTGACAATGGTTAG
- the LOC125275500 gene encoding MICAL-like protein 1, producing the protein MCSLKALQDWCGDVCEGYSSVQFTDMSSSFTDGLVFYVFSMCLMSSALFVSFCSDFHSLSKHNVYKNMRLAFDVAERELGIPALLDPDELLCEEEPDLLSIVTYVSQLYCVFNGKSHDSLKNCVEAEPSNTRTQEQTHTPVYACLSPRKRAEPQEPPSPTPRSQDHRPENDSLKNCVEAEASSIRTQEQKHTQ; encoded by the exons ATGTGTTCACTGAAAGCTCTTCAGGACTGGTGTGGAGATGTTTGTGAAGGTTACTCTAGTGTTCAGTTCACAGACATGAGCTCCTCATTCACAGATGGACTGGTTTTCT ATGTGTTCAGCATGTGTCTGATGTCTTCAGCTCTGTTTGTTTCTTTCTGCAGTGATTTTCACTCTCTGTCCAAACACAACGTCTACAAGAACATGCGTCTG GCGTTTGATGTTGCGGAGCGTGAGCTTGGAATTCCTGCTCTGCTGGATCCGGAtgagctgttgtgtgaggaAGAGCCGGATCTTCTGTCCATCGTCACTTATGTCTCACAGCTCTACTGTGTCTTCAATGGAAAATCTCATG ACAGTCTGAAGAATTGTGTGGAGGCTGAACCCAGCAATACCAGAACACAAGAACAGACACACACTCCGGTATATGCCTGTCTGTCTCCCAGAAAGAGGGCGGAGCCTCAGGAACCTCCTAGCCCCACCCCCAGATCACAGGACCATCGCCCTGAGAATG ACAGTCTGAAGAATTGTGTGGAGGCTGAAGCCAGCAGTATCAGAACACAAGAACAGAAACACACTCAG